A stretch of the Lactuca sativa cultivar Salinas chromosome 9, Lsat_Salinas_v11, whole genome shotgun sequence genome encodes the following:
- the LOC111883668 gene encoding uncharacterized protein LOC111883668, protein MQSTSKAEAERLLGIAEKLLQGKDLNGCRDFALLAQETEPLLDGSDQILAVVDVLIAADKRINNHPDWYGILQLESRRNDDDLIKRQYRRLALLLHPDKNKFPFADTAFKLVADAWALLSDSSRKSAYDNESFAFSKVDLVSMKNQREKENQNQNQNNPIQREKIPVRRNPADVGAAANQAGATATVTSNQKEANIWTACPYCYNLYEYPKIYDGCCLRCQSCKRAFQAVAIPQSSLPPSIPGKEAYYCCWGYFPMGFAMSNSDKAKTLTIPNWMPPMFPTNAKAWPSADSLPNGSTVPLAEPGEAFVAPAPAPTPPPPVPVSAPAPAPAPAPAPVPVPVPVQVQPPKPTLQKQPTPTAGATVPKKRGRPRKNPLP, encoded by the coding sequence ATGCAATCGACGAGCAAAGCTGAAGCCGAGCGGTTGCTGGGAATCGCAGAGAAACTCTTACAAGGCAAAGATCTAAACGGTTGTCGAGATTTCGCTCTTCTAGCTCAAGAAACTGAACCCTTACTCGACGGTTCCGACCAGATCTTGGCCGTTGTTGATGTACTCATCGCCGCCGACAAACGGATCAACAACCATCCTGACTGGTACGGCATCCTTCAACTTGAGAGTCGCCGTAACGACGATGATCTCATTAAAAGGCAGTATCGCCGCCTTGCCCTCCTTCTGCACCCAGATAAGAATAAGTTTCCCTTCGCCGACACAGCGTTCAAGCTCGTAGCGGATGCTTGGGCTTTGTTGTCGGATTCTTCGAGGAAATCGGCGTACGATAACGAATCGTTTGCGTTCTCGAAGGTGGATCTTGTTTCGATGAAGAatcagagagagaaagagaaccAGAACCAGAACCAGAACAACCCGATTCAGCGAGAAAAGATTCCTGTGAGGCGTAATCCAGCCGACGTTGGAGCGGCTGCGAATCAAGCTGGGGCGACGGCGACGGTGACGTCGAATCAAAAGGAAGCGAACATTTGGACGGCGTGTCCGTACTGTTATAATTTATACGAGTACCCTAAAATTTACGACGGGTGCTGCCTGAGGTGCCAGAGTTGTAAGCGAGCGTTTCAGGCCGTTGCGATACCACAGTCGTCATTGCCGCCGAGCATCCCAGGGAAGGAAGCGTACTACTGCTGTTGGGGGTATTTTCCGATGGGGTTTGCGATGTCGAACTCCGACAAGGCAAAAACCCTTACCATTCCGAATTGGATGCCGCCGATGTTCCCGACGAACGCCAAAGCTTGGCCGTCGGCTGATAGCTTGCCAAACGGCAGCACCGTGCCCCTGGCGGAACCTGGTGAGGCTTTTGTTGCGCCGGCGCCGGCTCCGACGCCTCCGCCTCCAGTTCCAGTTTCGGCTCCGGCACCGGCCCCTGCCCCTGCCCCGGCTCCCGTTCCCGTTCCCGTTCCGGTTCAAGTTCAACCTCCGAAACCGACTCTACAGAAACAGCCAACTCCAACTGCCGGAGCTACCGTCCCTAAAAAAAGAGGTAGGCCGAGGAAGAATCCTCTGCCTTAG